Part of the Athalia rosae chromosome 2, iyAthRosa1.1, whole genome shotgun sequence genome, GCCACAAACGATTATAAGATCTTGTTAAGTGTAAATACTAATGGTAGCATAACATCTATTTTGACTTGTAGATAAGTCTACATGGTATATTTCACGGGACAATTAAATGCAATGTGTAAAATCTACACAATGATTTTAAATGAGGGATTCCGTCAGCGTCAGGAATACCTGCTTTACTGGCATGACATCAACGTACAACTAGGCAAGTTAAGTACTTCTTTTAAGAACGGAATAATATCATCGTTACATACTGTAAAAAATAGCAACGGAGTTTATCGAACCGAAAACTCGTCTTCCCGAATTAAAATAACACCCAGAGCAATCTCATGCCCACCTGAATCAGTAACTATACCTCACACGTGACATTGCTGATGAATTAACAACAAAAATCTAGCTGCCGCACTAAAGTCTTTGAGGAATTAACAATCGTACAAACTTTCACAGAATTGTAGGAAACTGGAAAAGCAATATGAATGAAGTGTTATCGCTCGACTGGTTCATAATTCCGTAAGAAATTACCAAAGACCGTACCGACTACGCATCAATAATACTATCATCAGTTTCTGATAATTAAACATCATGTTATAAATGTCATGCATTGATGATTAATTTTACCAGGGAAAACTAAGGCCAGAATAATTGAACATTCTTATTGATAAAAGCTCTGATCAAGTATTTTTGTACGCGGCATGCGAATATTACACTACACAACGCAGgtcggtgaaattttatttcaccttgaCACATTGCGCGCCGGCCGAGatgtgttggaaaaaaaatgtgaaaaatttcatagggTAAAAACCTGGTCTAAAATATGTGACTGTCATTCGATGATACCCAAAATATTGAAcacatttattttaattcatatTAAAAGGCTTGCGACTTCCAGCCTCGATCGAttagtttttaattattatttgcgtTTTGTCCAGTTTACTACCTGAGTCGCTACTTTTcgtcaataaaaataaaaaaaaatagaatcaaaTGATAAAAACAGATTTGACGTTAACGTTAATTGAGTGAGTTCTGTATCTGTGGTATTTAAATACCAGCAATTTCGAAGGCATGATTTTTGAATTGTTCGTCACGATACACTGGAAAGAAATTCGATGACCCAGCCAGGGCTAAATTGAGAGAGATTCATAGGCTGCGTagaaagtaaaatttcaacggtATGCACCGAAGCAAATGGATATAGATTCATGATTCAATAACGCATCTATTTGATAGATAGATAAAGACTTCGACGGGCAACGAATAACTAACATTCCGAATAGGATAAAAACtattatttacaattagagTAATCGAAAAACACTACCCGATCTACCGTGTGCTGCAAATAAACTGTTGCTAAGCTGATACTTGCTGACTCGTGGAGATTACTATGAAAATGGCACATGTGTTTCTGAAACACCAcctaaaaatattctcaacaGATAACCAATTATTATAGGTAAATAAACAATGCAATTAAAATCTCAACGTCCGAAGGTCTGTCGTTCGTCAATAAGATGATAATatatcaaattgaaatttccacCGTGATGACGAGATTTTCAGATCTCCTTCATTCGGAATTCTGCGAACGACATGAATTCCAAAAGTATAatatcctttcttttttctctcttgtttttGGTGTCAATTCCACAAATAATCGAAAGTAAATGAGACTCGATAATATTCAGAGATCCCTCACTTTTAGGTACATACCTTACTTAATGACTAATTTAGCTGTAGCCAAATTGTACTTTGCGACACTGACAAAGCCATTTAATGATCCTGGCGTTTCGTTCGACTATACTCGGCGGATCGCTTGATCGCGGATTGCAGTCCTCGTTTCCTCTTCCGATGCTGCAGTTGTTATTTTGCCACTGATTCGATTGGTTATTTCCAGCCCAGGAATATAGGCCTAACGCGGAATCGACCGAGCTAACGCTGTCGAAAAAAACTGGGGAAGAGGACTTTGAATCTGGTTCGGTAATGCGATGGTAATTATCCGAATCCAGGCCGAggcgatcgaaaaatatttccaactgTGCAACCGATCGGGTTGGATGAACTGATTTTGTTGCGCGAACGTTATCGTGACGCCAGTAACGGTCGCTGATATCGGACTTTGATCGCAAAATGGGTCTACCCCTTTCTTCTTTCCAACTATCGGAGAACCTGCAACGAGAAATACGCCAAATTAAACAACTGGGAAGACGATTCCAGCGATAAAAAATCTCCGCCCAACGAAGACCCGCACTCCACCTTTTTCACGAAGTACAATTACCTCGAATTACGCGTTGGGCTGCACTCGGTCCGACTATTGCTGCTTTCCGAATCCGGCGTGTAAGGCCTGACAACGGATTGGGGTGTGCCACTTCCATAGCTGCTTTTTCTCGAACGATCTTTATCCGTAGAATGTTGCGTCGAGGCTCCGCTGTCTCTACGCATGTGACTCCAGCAATCCTGAAATAAATATGGACGCCGAGTTTGAGATCGAAACGTTACGTTATTCGGAGAATTAGCGCAGGCAAAATCTTCAATTTACTCCAAACCTCACCTGGATTCTAGGAGGTGGCTCACTGCGGTGTGTGCAGTGCCCGGAAGACCCTCCGGAATCCCTTGCCGTTGCACCGTGACTCAGTTTACTCGATCCCGACGATTTTTGCGTCCGGCCACCCGATGATAAAACACTGCTCGCGTCCCCACCGCCCGAACCCAATGATCGCTTAAAATTCCTGGAACTGAGTTTGAGAAACGGTCGTAACGCAGATCAAACCGGCGGGATGAACGATGTAAAAATCGTCACCGGCTatcattgaggaaaaaaaaagattcatccGTACCTCCGATAACAATTGGCGTCTCTTTTGAAGCTGTGTTCGGAATAATCTGAGCTGGTTTCGCAGTCGGGACAATTATTCGTCGCCTGATGATATCCGGACGTCGACGGTTTGGATGACGATTTCGATGAGGCGTGCGGCGAAAGAGATGCACGACGTCTCGTACTGGTGCAATGTAGATCCGGAAGCGATTTGTGGCAGACGGTAGTTTCGGCGGGCGATGAATTGCTAGATTTCTTTCCAGACCTTCCGTACGAGTGAGAGTGAGAGTTGCTTCTACCGAATTTGAAACAAATGTCTAGCTGTGCACCGCGCtgaaacgaatagaaaaaaaaataaataaataacaataacaaacTTGGAGGATGAGGATCGAAACGACGTTACAATTTTACCGCGTAGTGAAACGATGAAATATCGCGCCCCAGATGGACTCGCTTTTTCGCAAGAATAGGTCGAAAGTccgagataaaaatgataattccaAACGGCAAACGGACTCCGTACGCAACGTATACCTAGATCTATCCTATCGGGGAATAACAGATCTGAAATTTTTGTGTGCCGGTCCGTTAACCCATCGTATTTCTTCGCGCGGCTCCTATCGCTCCTAGACACCCGTTTATTTCGTGCTCTATCTTATATCCTGTAGAACTggtcaattattatttgactAGACACGCGGACATGACACGATCACTTCGGATACTTCATCACGTCCGCCGGGCACGTGCTCATCCGACGATGTGCGATCATAAGATAGCGTGCACGTATGTGTGAATAACAAAGTCACGCACGTCGAATCGGACCAGTGTACGTACAAGTACGTCGGTTATATCCATACGTGTAGAATCCCAATGAGAGTACCGGTAGACTGGACCATATGCGATATCCTGCTTCCTGCTTCCCGTATCCGGTGTTAATACTACAGGTCGAACGTCGCGTGTTGGgacgtagagagagagagagagagagagagagagaatcaaTCGATCGTTCGTAACGCGTCTTCGTTGTTCTTCGTATCGAGTTTTTCTCGGaggatttattttacttcgtttATAATCAGCCGGATGTCGGTGAGTAATGTATCAACGAtaacgttataattattattaccaaaTTGTGATCCCCTTCTCGGCAACCACCGGGAGAAAGTCCCCCGGGCGAATATCTGAACTTATCATCTCTCGGAGCTCCGTTTTGTTGGGTCGACGGCGACGGGGGCGGTGGCGtatcggggaaaaaaacattctcTTTGCTATCGGTGTTCAACAGCCTTCTGAGTTTCGTCTGCAACTGGTCGGTTCCGTTTCCGCTAGCTGGACCGGAAATCGTCCTCCTCTGAGGGGCGGGAACCAGTCGCGGACTCTTCGACGGTAACGTTGGCGGAGGCAACGATCTCTGAGGGCTCATCAATCCGTCAGCTTCGcggaatcgagaaaaaataaataaaacagttTACAACGGGGTTGGGCCAGAATGCGAGGAACATCGTGAGAATCATTCGAGGATAATGATCGTTAAGATTTCACACGCGTGTGCATCGATTTTACCATATCTCTCTCATCTgccgagaaaaataaaaaaaaatctggtaTCGTCCGTTCGTCAAAGTAACGAAGGAGATACCGATCTTTTTTCACGGACTTTCGGATCGATACGGGATCATCGAAAATCGCCAAATATTCAATGGTCTTCGTTTCGCTAATTGCATGCCTAATTAGTTCTCGCTGCACATCGGGAGCGTAGAGTACATAGTTTTGTTAATGGTATATAAGACTACCGGTTTCCAGATCGGTTTATTTACACTCAGCCACCGCACGCTGCGTTATATAGTCGTTCCCCAGCTGCTGtttgtgtatataaatacaggAAGAGAACCCTGGCGTATCAGATCACAGTACAAACATCGAATCCAGTTGACTAGTTGAGAAGCAATTCGGTTTTATGATCCTAtcgcgtagaaaatttttcctttattctttATGCCCTGCACACGTTTTACGACTCACAGGGAGTCATTTAATGGGCATTTCCACGTTGAGATTCGATctgatataaattatttctatttttgttttcaccaaTTGAATCGGAGTAATTATAAAGGCGTACAACTTACGTCTATCCTGGTCGTGACAATTCGACCAACAGCAGGGTGGCGTCAGCGGGGTCGTAAGTTGCGGGGACGTAGGCTGCATGGGACAGCTACCGGCGTTGCTGCACTTCCGCAAAAGTCGCGGCGGTGCCCCGGGGGCAGTTAACTGGGAAACTTGGAGGTGACCGctgtttttcaattcctgTTTTCTGTCCAAAACCGTTTCACTCTTGACGTAGAACGCCTTAGACTCCTGAAGAAGTTCCACGGcgcttttcctctttcctaaATCATTCGAAAATACACCGATAAATGAaaccatatttttcaaagtacgcGCTATTCCATGATCGCGTGAAAActtcaattataattttcgccGATCTTCGAGTCAATCCATAGTATTTTCCAAAGCTAAATAAACCGCCGACTCAAACTCTATCCAGCATTACAGCAGCTGACGGTAAAACGTTCGACGCAGCCTGGAAAACAAGGAGTCCCAACATCTCTtccctctgttttttttttctccaaatttttcctCGGGGTCTGCGTATCAACGTGAGCATTTCTCGGAACAGGGTGTTACGGGTTGTTTATGCGTGCCGTTGGTCTGTCTGCGCTTCCCTACGTTAGACGGTATGTGCAACGAACCTATATAAACACGCGATGCATCATACAGCTTGCAGTACGAACGCCATTAACGAAGTGCCAACATTCGCATGAGATATCCATTAGTCACGATAATTAAcggtttggaaaaatattgaaaaaaagaaagaaaaaaaaaaaatagttctcGATGGAAAGAGCTTACCCTGCTAGGAATATCATTTCGTGCGCGTTCTAACGGGTGAAGAAAACTTTCGAATCTTTTAGGTAAATTTGTCTAGGACCGTatctaggtatatgtatacagcgtCTGACCGATACGTGTAAACATCGGTCGTCACTTTGTAGTTGACCGCGtttgcttcaattttcttttttttctacggtgAAACCCGCTTTGCCTACTGCAGGGTCACCGATAAAGCCGTCTCCAGATAAGAAGAGTTTAACTACAAGGAAAGTGACACGATAATGGAATACGACGTTCGCCCTTCGTACCAGATAAGAGATTATAACTGAACTTGTCGTAGCGAGTAGCTAGAGCGATCAAGGTTTCTTCAAACTTTAACGAAGGTTCACCGCCGAACGGATAAAGCGGACGCATAGACGATTCGTAAACTGCGTCGCGATCGTTCGTGCATTTCATTTTCGACCAGCTGGTCGTCGTAATTTCAGGGGTCTTCGGAGTGGATACCGCGACGCGAAGAGAAAGTCCAGGTCGTCACGTCCCTACGGATTCAATGCGGTTTCCCGAGCTAGATAAATTCGAGAATTGAAAGCAGAGGGTGAAAATGCAGGTCGACGAAAggatggaagaagaagagtaaaCTGATCGGGAGATGGAGGGTAAAGCTGGAAACGGAGCAAACCGAATGGCGAACATCCATACCGGCGTAGTCGCCCTGTTGACGGTTGCTTCTGGCGTAGGGTGTAGTCGGTGGGGGTGGTGGTTGCGTGGTTTGCTGCTGTTGCGTCGTAGTCCTCgtctgctgctgttgttgcatGACCTGCGTGTCCCAGTATCCCCTTGTGCCAAAGTTATTGACACCGGTGCTCTGTTGCGATGGCGAGGACTGTTTGCACGGGAATCTAGCCATCGtggtcatcatttttttccggatAATATCTCCCTTTTTTACTCaatcttcttctacttcttcgtttatttcttcccttttcctttATTTAATCATctatttgttcgtttgttattattttctttttcctgcgAACGAAATTGCCTTTTCCATTCACCGCGTCTGCGACTCCCATTCGCCTACTTCGGAGCGCTTGTACGCAGTACGTTTCAACCCCATTTCCGCGCCATCGTCTCCCTCctgaaacaacaacaacaacaaccgaaTAGATTAAAAAGCTTGAAATCGATACAGATTATACAATAAACGACGCTTCCATGACGTCGGAGAAAAGATACCCTCCTTTGTACGATATCCAATTAAAGATACCCTGaagattataaaatttcttccgtttttatCAAAACGTACGTTTTCAAGGTCTTCGGGTAAAATGGGGTAGGTAGCGTAACGATTtatatgaaatttcgaacagtgCCGCGTACCTCGACAAAAGGAGGCAATTACGGTTCGATCGTTAGTACTTTGatcgtccaaaaaaaaaagaacgaacaaaaaagaaaaggtctAGATATAATATGCGCCGAGCGAATCCGTGATCGTTATGGTCAAATAACCAAATAGGTCAACTGGCATTCAAAGCgccaataaaagaaaagaggaagtCGAGTCGGAAGTGATATACATACTTTAGGTATAGGCATGTAGCTATAGGCATGACGTATGGTGAATTATTGCCAGAAATATTATCCACGAAAACACCCTATTTCTCTATACCGTATGTATAGTACAGTCACCGTACACATAACAACCTGCAATACAGTAACGTAGGATTGCAACGCGATGACGTGTTCCTCGGAGCGAAAATTAACGGTATTTTTGTTTACTCTTGTATAATCATACGTACGTTTTATACAGGcgtaagaaaaagatgaacggTAAGTCGGCGACGCTGCGAAGAAGATAAGACGAAATTATCGAACACCTCAGAACGTCCGAGAGACTCGAAAAATTAAGTCAAACGGCACAGTTTCATTAGCCGTACGAATGATATCCGTAAACGCAGAAATATGCAACATTTCACCTCGTATGCATTTCGCCGCATTCCATGCGCACGTATTACAGGTAATAATGCGACGGCAAATGAGAACTACTTAATAAATTTAGTCAGCAAAACGGACGCGTATACACGACGGGTTGTGTATACGCAACGTCAGGACTATGTGCACATAAATTGGATATATACCCGTCGAGGTAAATTGcatcttcaaaaattcattagaTATAATTCCTTTCgacaattattgttatatacctacgcagaCATGGGTGTACAAATTACACTGCAAATACATTTAATGGTTCGATATAAAGTCGAGGTATGCACGCGCGAATATCGCTATTTATCGGACATGagttataactatatatatcgcatattattttcacttacaattagtaccGCGAGCTAATGACCCGAGCAAACAAGCGTCGTTGCATGCGTATgcgaggtatatgtatgtatatatatgctatGTATACGTTATTACATATACAAACGTGTATATATCCGCCACCTGTAGATATGTGAGTTTACAGAGGACCGCCGGATTACGCGAAGCAGGAGCACCGGCATCGTCGTCACCTCGCGATCCAAAGTGCCCGCAAAATTGGTAATTACAATTCGGAAAATCCAACCTAACTCGatatccccccccccggtaTTCGCAGTCTGCGTTTCGCAACGCGCCGATGAAAAGGTgataaaactgaaagaaaagaattatgCAGTTATTATATGAGAGACGCGTAGGTGTACACCGGCGTCGTTATACACGGAACAATTGCTAATGTTCGATCGACCGTGAATGTATATAACCATCTGTACAACATGTATTTTCGACgctcatacatatgtattgaTTGGAGGagctatatatatgtacacgtgtggAGATATGCGACAGTCGATGCCTCTGAGTCAAATTATTCGTTGATGGGTAAGTTATTCAGCAGCTAACAGAACTGGAcgcgataaaattcatcaattctctcAGGATATATACAggatgtatacacacacgtgtgaCACGGAGAGTGCACCGAGAGAGGAGCATAATCGGGGAATGAGTTGTTCCAGGAAACATCGGTAACGATATCgcgcggtgaaaaataaatttcgcccCAACGTTGACGCGTGTAGTTAGTCGTGAGATTTATCAAATAATTCTAGACACGATTTAACcgaaagaatttttaagaACTGTTTCTCACCCGATATACAAATGCAAATATACACGTACTCCCGGGCATACCTCTCCACCGACGTCCACCGTCGAGACGACTACAAGTGTCGGCTTTATGTATATTACGGCAATTTTTCTACCTACGAAGAACTCTGTGGGGTCGGAATAACAATGGCGTATAGGTGGTGGTTGCCTTGCGGGAAATTTATTCTAACGAATGCACGCACGTAGCGCATAGCCCTGTACCGCGAGGACTCGACGTCGCCTCGTCGTGCTCATTGTGTGATCATCCCGGTCGGTTGACCGGCCGGCCGCGTTGCTACGTCCGGAAAAACTCGATGTCACTTCTGTACGTTTAGCTACCGTATAGAAATGTCGGTTGGAACTCGAatgcgttttttttccaggcGCACGAGTGTCGAACCGAGTAGCGATTGTCGCCCGTTCATTTTTAACAACGTCATCTGCGACTCCCATACGGATTATCGTGATACGCGGATAGCGTAGTGGACCGTAAGGTGTGTAGGCAGTTTTACCGGCTCCGCGATGAATATATGTCGCTTTATAACTTCAAACGACTGCGGAACTGCACACACATAGGTGGACTACGGtagttacttttatttcaaaatcgatcCGAACGTGCGCTCGCCCGTCGCCCACAAAAATATCTCTCCCCGTTTCACCCATAAGTTTATATCGTATGCATGCATCTTACGGGTATAACGCGGTGTACGGAGTACGTGAAAATACGTgaattcgtgtatatatatatgtatatagaggGCATTTCGCGTCAACTCGGGCAGGTACTGATCCtggctaatttttttatttttcagacaaTCTGAAAAGgacttttttcaacgtcgtcgTACACAGCTTCTGCGGTACGTcaaaagggaaaaacaaataattatatacctagGCGAACCCACCGAGCTTGTTGTGCAGCGTAATTAAGGCGCTGCCCATCCACctggaaaaattagaaaaaaaaaaaagagggaaagaacAGTGAGAGCCAAAAACTTGGTCAAGTTGACACGAAATGCCTGGAGTATGGTATACGTACCgataacacacacacacgagcgTATTCAAAGTAAAGAGGACTAATGTCAAAgtgcaaggaaaaaaaaggagagaacaaAAACTGATTTCGTGTAGGTTTATCGAACGCTCagctcgtatatatatacgtgacgGTGtgaacacgtatacgtatacgtgaaacCGTCCGTTGGTCAGTCCTTCGAGAAGAGAAACTGAACAACGCCTACCTGATATATGTACGTTATTTTTACGTAcctgtaatatatatatatatgtatttgcgTATcgcacctatatgtatatgcctCCGTGTATAAGATCGCGTGTTGTCGTCAGTTCACCTGCGGGATGTGTGCGTGTATGCAATATTTCCCGTTCAATTTCTCGCGTGTACGGTGCGGTGTGCGAGTGTCGCGTGGGTTTTTCGCCCCGTAATAGTATATAGGGTGGTGTCACGCTAAAACGATATCAGCTACCGCTGCGCAGGAGAGAACgttgtgtataggtatacctataatacctgTACATAGATACATCGTGAACCAGCGGGTCGAAAGAGCAGCAGTAGCCTTAGAgggtaaaaaatcgaacgcTTTTGATCCTCGAGGATTTACAACATCTGCGGTATTCATATTTGCAATTAATAATTCAGAGGGCGTAGAAACACGGGTCTCGACTTACGTGTACGCTTTCCTCTTTTCGAGATACCCGTTCAAAAAGATCTCGCTTACGTGAAATAACTTCGGGTAGCTCCGTGCAACGGATGCGAAGAAAAAGGTCAATTGAGTGGAATCTGCAAtaagataattttcattagatgaccttcgttttttccatctctttgACCGCCGATGCGCTACGGCGACGAAAATattcgtataataattatgctTTTATTGATATTTCGCTTCGCCCTTTTGCCTCGTGTCTAAAGAgcgttcgtatatatgtatactatacgtacggAATATTCGCGGTATTGGGGGAGGAAAACTTTGTTTGTGCGATACAAAACGGCGGAATAAATATGTTCGGTAGAACTTGATAATTTTCGCTCGATTTCGAGTTTTCGACTCAACAGCCCCAAGATCAAGAACACCGGGagttagagagagagagagggaaacgAGAAACACACAGAGAGAGGGTAATGAGTCAAAGCGTGCGGAATTAGATTCGAGAAACAGTTTGGAGTTAAGTTAGATCGTAAATTTAAGGACCTTGGTATACGAGTGAGACCACATCCTAGCCACCCCTAACGGTGTTCCTTTATACGCTATGCAGTGTAACAAACCCTACTTAGCTCCCACTAACTAAGATTCTAAAAACAACTCTTAATTATCTTCTTTTCAGAGATCCATAGTGTTATATATTCGCATCGTTATTACATCTGCCTGAcgtactttgaatttttttttttcttctctttttcttattttttttttgttttcaccgtTTCAACGGAGCCAGGAGTACGTACAGAAGTTTCCATAAAAGTTTCATATCGTCCAGGGAAGGAGGTAGAACCATCTTCTTTCCCAACGTACGACGCATTCCGTAATAAGattcgttattgttgttataataACGGTATAATAACACTGTACTTGTTGAAAAGTGATTAATGTGAACTTTGAGTCTATCATCGAGTAAATGgcatgaaattaattatttgcatTCGCGTACCTAATTCATGCACGAATCGTGCTGTCCGTTAAATATAATCATCGTTCGTTAGACAAGCcgtgtatataaaaaatattttaatacacATAGtttgaacaataaaaaatacataacgAGTATATGTTAGCCATGTTTTTGAATAGACATTGAATCATTACCATACATTAAATGGAAttaaatacctatatacttaaTTTATTTGCTTGGTATATGCTTATATTCTActcacgtgtatacctatatacgacaTGTGTCCATATACAAACAAAACTGTGCAGAGGGGGTAGGGTAATTAAATGGGAGGCATACGACAAATAAAGTACGTGACAGATGcgcaggtatataggtataaatatagttatatatgtatgtacgcgtacgtgggCACAATATGATAACGTATCCTGCGGATTAACATATTCGTGAGAAAATAAACGTTATACGTTTCTATTAGACAAATTGAACTGGAATATATTTCAACTTTGCCTGGTAACGCGTTTGCTGCTACGCCCACCGAGtgaaagaaagggagaaaaaagcgaaagaaaaaaggggttAACAGTACATAGCATGTGCAGTAAATGTGTACGAAACGCTCCTCTCTTATCACCTGACGTCACTTTGAGAATATTTGATAAGTTGAGTTGTTCTTTatctttccactttttttttttttttttctgaattttacCGGCGCGGTACGACTCCACATATACGATCCGCGGGGGTGAATGACGATCCTGCGTTGATTGGGGCGCACTGATTTTCGCCGGTTAATAACAAGAAGATAAATTCCGTTGTATATATCCTTTACCTTGCGCGGAAACTCGCTAAATCCGAGATTAAATCAAATATCCACCCCGCGGTTCTCCGGCTCACTAATTTCCTCCTCTACAGCTGTTTCGAATTGATCGGTTTCTGAGCCATGTCGATTTCGTGCTCGCCTGTGATCGGCTGATATCCAATAAACGGTGAAAGAAGACTAataagcaaagaaaaaaaaaaagcggcaGGTGCGATTTGTcgatctatatttttttattcaggcCTAG contains:
- the LOC105684638 gene encoding uncharacterized protein LOC105684638 isoform X1, encoding MMTTMARFPCKQSSPSQQSTGVNNFGTRGYWDTQVMQQQQQTRTTTQQQQTTQPPPPPTTPYARSNRQQGDYAGKRKSAVELLQESKAFYVKSETVLDRKQELKNSGHLQVSQLTAPGAPPRLLRKCSNAGSCPMQPTSPQLTTPLTPPCCWSNCHDQDRPDGLMSPQRSLPPPTLPSKSPRLVPAPQRRTISGPASGNGTDQLQTKLRRLLNTDSKENVFFPDTPPPPSPSTQQNGAPRDDKFRYSPGGLSPGGCREGDHNLRGAQLDICFKFGRSNSHSHSYGRSGKKSSNSSPAETTVCHKSLPDLHCTSTRRRASLSPHASSKSSSKPSTSGYHQATNNCPDCETSSDYSEHSFKRDANCYRSSRNFKRSLGSGGGDASSVLSSGGRTQKSSGSSKLSHGATARDSGGSSGHCTHRSEPPPRIQDCWSHMRRDSGASTQHSTDKDRSRKSSYGSGTPQSVVRPYTPDSESSNSRTECSPTRNSRFSDSWKEERGRPILRSKSDISDRYWRHDNVRATKSVHPTRSVAQLEIFFDRLGLDSDNYHRITEPDSKSSSPVFFDSVSSVDSALGLYSWAGNNQSNQWQNNNCSIGRGNEDCNPRSSDPPSIVERNARIIKWLCQCRKVQFGYS
- the LOC105684638 gene encoding uncharacterized protein LOC105684638 isoform X2, which produces MMTTMARFPCKQSSPSQQSTGVNNFGTRGYWDTQVMQQQQQTRTTTQQQQTTQPPPPPTTPYARSNRQQGDYAGKRKSAVELLQESKAFYVKSETVLDRKQELKNSGHLQVSQLTAPGAPPRLLRKCSNAGSCPMQPTSPQLTTPLTPPCCWSNCHDQDRPDGLMSPQRSLPPPTLPSKSPRLVPAPQRRTISGPASGNGTDQLQTKLRRLLNTDSKENVFFPDTPPPPSPSTQQNGAPRDDKFRYSPGGLSPGGCREGDHNLRGAQLDICFKFGRSNSHSHSYGRSGKKSSNSSPAETTVCHKSLPDLHCTSTRRRASLSPHASSKSSSKPSTSGYHQATNNCPDCETSSDYSEHSFKRDANCYRRNFKRSLGSGGGDASSVLSSGGRTQKSSGSSKLSHGATARDSGGSSGHCTHRSEPPPRIQDCWSHMRRDSGASTQHSTDKDRSRKSSYGSGTPQSVVRPYTPDSESSNSRTECSPTRNSRFSDSWKEERGRPILRSKSDISDRYWRHDNVRATKSVHPTRSVAQLEIFFDRLGLDSDNYHRITEPDSKSSSPVFFDSVSSVDSALGLYSWAGNNQSNQWQNNNCSIGRGNEDCNPRSSDPPSIVERNARIIKWLCQCRKVQFGYS